Sequence from the Burkholderia stabilis genome:
CACGCGAGCGCGCCGATTCCCGCGATCGTCAGCAGGATCAGCATCGGCGAGCCGCTGTAGAGCTGGTAATGCACCTGCTGCAGCACGATCTGCAGCGCGCCTTGCGCGAGCGCGAACACCACGTACGGCCAGAAATGACCGGAGCCGCGCGCGTCGTCGGGCGTCCGGCCCGAATCGGGCAGCGTGAGCAGCGCGAGGATCGCGAACGCGATGCCGGCGGGCGCCGTGCACGCGAACAGCGCGCGCCATGTCGAATGCGCGACGAGCAGCCCGCCGACGATCGGCGCGAGCGCGCTGCCGAGCAGGATCATGACGAGGAACGCGCGCGTCGCGGGCGGCCGCTCCTGCGGCTTGAAACTGATCTGGATCAGGATCCGGCACGCGCCCATCATCGGGCCGATGAAATAGCCCTGGAAACCGCGCGCGAACGCGAGTTCCAGCGACGTATCGGCGAGCGCGGCCGCGATCGCGCCGAACGAGAACATCAGCATGCAGCCGGCGACATAGCGGCGATGCCCGAGCCGGTCGACCCACCATTGCTGCTGCAGGATGCCGAGCACGGCCGTGACCGCGTACGCGCTCGACGACCACACGAGTTCGTCGGGCGACGCGTTGATGCCGCCCGCGATATAGCTTGCGAAGAACGAGAAGATCGCGTTGTCGAAGTAGTCGATGCCGGTGACGAGCGCGAGCGCCCACGGGAACAGGTCCGCACGCAGGTTCGCGCGGCTCCACAGCGGCGATCGGCCGGATGCCGCGTTCATTCGCGATCCTTGCGCGTGCGTCGCGTGCCGGCTTCGGCCTGCCGCTGCGCGATCAGCGCATCGGGATTTTCGCCGGCGAGGCGCCGCTCGACGTACTCGATGTCGTGCTGCAGTTCCTTGCGCAGCGCGACGGCTTCCTTCAGTTCGCGCTGGACGGCCGCGATCCGCCGGTCGAGCGTGCCGATCTGCTCGGCGAGGCCGGTGCGGATGTCGCGCAACGACGCATCCGAATAGCGGCGCCGGCCGTCGCCCGTTTCTTCCAGCGGACGCTTCAGCATTTCGGTGATGCCGTGCAGCGAGAAGCCGAGCGCGCGCAACCGCAGGATGCGCGCGAAGCGCTCGAGGTCGGCTTCGTCGTAGAGGCGGTAGCGGCCTTCGCTGCGCGATGGCGTGACGAGTCCGCGCTCTTCGTAATACTTCAGCGTGCGCGGCGTGACGCCGAGCCGCGACGCGGCGTCGCTCACGGTCAGCAACGGTTTGGGGGCGTCGTTCGGCATCGGCGGGCGGGGGATTCGGTCAGTGCAATGACGCGATTATAGATCAACCTGTACGTTCACGTTCAGGTTGGGACGGAAAAACGGCCGTCGGCATGATGTGCGGGCGGCCGTTCGAATGCGGGCGAGGGCGATCAGCCGCCGCGGCGCATCAGGTCGAAGAACTCGGAGTTGCTCTTCGTCTGGCGGATCTTGTCGAGCAGGAATTCCATTGCCTCGACTTCGTCCATGTCGTGGATGAACTTGCGCAGCACCCAGATCTTCTGAAGGATCTCGGGCTTGATCAGCATTTCCTCGCGACGCGTGCCCGACTTGTTCAGGTTGATCGACGGATACACGCGCTTTTCCGCGAGACGGCGCTCGAGGTGCACTTCCATGTTGCCGGTGCCCTTGAACTCTTCGTAGATCACGTCGTCCATGCGGCTGCCGGTTTCGATCAGCGCGGTGCCGATGATCGTCAGCGAACCGCCTTCCTCGATGTTGCGCGCCGCGCCGAAGAAGCGCTTCGGACGTTGCAGCGCGTTTGCGTCGACACCGCCCGTCAGCACCTTGCCCGATGCCGGGATCACGGTGTTGTATGCGCGTGCGAGACGCGTGATCGAGTCGAGCAGGATCACGACGTCGTGCTTCATTTCGACGAGGCGCTTGGCCTTCTCGATCACCATTTCGGCGACCTGGACGTGACGCGTGGCCGGTTCGTCGAACGTCGATGCGATCACTTCGCCGGCGACCGAGCGCTGCATTTCGGTCACTTCTTCAGGGCGCTCGTCGATCAGCAGCACGAACAGGATCACGTCCGGGTGGTTCTGCTTGATCGCGTGCGCGATGTGCTGGAGCATCACGGTCTTGCCCGACTTCGGCGATGCGACGAGCAGGCCGCGCTGGCCCTTGCCGATCGGCGCGATCATGTCGATGATGCGGCCCGTGACGTTTTCCTCGCCGCGCATTTCGCGTTCGAGCGACAGCGGCTTGTTCGGGTGCAGCGGCGTGAGGTTCTCGAACATGATCTTGTGTTTCGAGGCCTCGGGCGGCTGCCCGTTGACTTTGTCGACCTTCACCAGCGCGAAGTAGCGCTCGCCGTCCTTCGGCGTGCGGACTTCACCTTCGATGGTGTCGCCGGTGTGCAGGTTGAAGCGGCGGATCTGCGACGGGCTGATATAGATGTCGTCGGTGCTCGCGAGGTACGACATTTCCGGCGAGCGCAGGAAGCCGAAGCCGTCCGGCAGCACTTCGAGCGTACCGTCGCCGAAGATCGTCTCTCCCGTCTTGGCGCGCTTTTTAAGAATGGCGAACATCAACTCCTGCTTGCGCAGGCGGTTCGCGTTTTCGATCTCGAGGCCATTGGCCATTTCGATCAGTTCGGAGACGTGCAGAGACTTGAGCTCGGATAAATGCATACGGAGAACCCGCCAGGGAGGAGAAGCGACGAAAGAAATAAGGGAGGAGGGCGAGCGGAAGCGCTCAGAGACTTAAATGCGTCTTGTAGACGTTTTTTAATTCTAGCATAGGCCGATTCGCGCTTGAGCGGCCGATCGGCGGCTTGTCGACGGACGTGTTGCCGGTTGACAACACGTCCGCGGAACTGCCGGTATTACAGGTGGCTGTCCAGGAATGCGGTGAGCTGCGACTTCGACAGCGCGCCGACCTTCTGCGCGGCGGCCGCGCCGTTCTTGAACAGGATCAGCGTCGGGATGCCGCGCACGCCGAACTTCGCGGGCGTCGCCTGGTTGTCGTCGACGTTGATCTTCGCGATCTGCAGCTTGTCGCCGTAGTCCTTCGCGACTTCGTCGAGGATCGAGGCGATCATCTTGCACGGGCCGCACCATTCGGCCCAGAAATCGACGAGCACGGGCTTGTCGGACTTGACGACGTCCTGTTCGAACGATGCGTCGCTGATGTGTTTGATCTGTTCGCTCATTGGGTCAATACCTCTTACGGTTCGGGGACTGCCTGCTTGCGCGTTGCAGCGTACCGGCCGCCATGGGCTGCCGATCGCTGCGGCAGGTCACTCTGCTCCCCGGAAAGGAGGTGCGAAAGCGCTGCATGCCGCGGCTCGCGGGTCGTTCGGGCGTCATATTAGCCTAAATTGCTATCTGCTGCGGGCGGCGATAGTAGCCGCTTCGCGAGTAGGGGTACGACGCGACGTTCGACCGCCGTACCCAGGAGGTGGAGGTCGGCTCGTAAATTACAAGGGGGCGGGCACACGTGCGATTCGCACGGCCGGGCACGCGCCGGTTTGCTCGGCCTTTCGCATTGATGCGAACAAACGGTCGCATTCATCCTGAAGCGGTGATACAATTCGCCGTGACGGGCCTCCTCGCATGGTGGGGCGGTGAACCTGGTCAGGTCGGGAACGAAGCAGCCACAATCGTTTTCCGCCAGTGCCGAGGGTCGGGCTCGTCACCTTCCTTCTCGCCCCGTTCGCCGGGCGATTTTTATTTCTGCGCCACACTCCGTTTTTACCTGCGCTTTGGCCGTCTTCCGCACCGTTTCGCGTGTCGGCGCGACGCAGCGTTACTGATACAATTTCCCGATGACCTATCAAGTTCTCGCACGCAAGTGGCGTCCGAAGGATTTCGCTTCGCTCGTCGGCCAGGAGCACGTCGTCAGGGCGCTCACGCACGCGCTCGACGGCGGGCGTCTCCATCACGCCTATCTGTTTACCGGAACCCGCGGTGTCGGCAAGACGACGCTGTCGCGGATCTTCGCGAAGGCACTCAACTGTGAAACCGGCGTCACGTCGCAGCCGTGCGGCGTGTGCCGTGCCTGTCGCGAAATCGACGAAGGCCGTTTCGTCGATTACGTCGAGATGGATGCTGCGAGCAATCGCGGCGTCGACGAGATGGCCGCGCTGCTTGAGCGCGCGGTGTACGCGCCCGTCGATGCGCGCTTCAAGGTCTACATGATCGACGAAGTGCACATGCTGACGAATCACGCGTTCAACGCGATGCTGAAGACGCTCGAAGAGCCGCCGCCGCACGTCAAGTTCATCCTCGCGACGACCGATCCGCAGAAAATTCCCGTCACCGTGCTGTCGCGCTGCCTGCAGTTCAACCTGAAGCAGATGCCGGCCGGGCACATCGTGTCGCATCTCGAGCGGATCCTCGGCGAAGAGCAGATCACGTTCGAGCCGCAGGCGCTGCGCCTGCTCGCGCGCGCGGCGCAAGGCAGCATGCGCGATGCGCTGTCCCTCACCGACCAGGCGATCGCCTATTCGGCGAACGAGGTAACCGAGTCGGCCGTGTCGGGCATGCTTGGCGCGCTCGACCAGACGTACATGGTGCGCCTGCTCGATGCGCTCGCGGCCGGCAACGGCCCGGAAATCCTCGCGATTGCCGACGAGATGTCGCTGCGCAGCCTGTCGTTCTCGACCGCGCTGCAGGATCTCGCGAGCCTGCTGCATCGGATTGCGTGGGCGCAGTTCGCGCCGGGTTCGGTGCTCGACGAATGGCCGGAAGCCTCCGATCTGCGTCGCTTCGCGGAGACGCTGAGCGCCGAGCAGGTTCAGCTGTTCTATCAGATCGCGACGGTCGGGCGCGCGGAGCTCGGCCTGGCGCCTGACGAGTACGCCGGTTTCACGATGACGCTGCTGCGGATGCTCGCGTTCGAGCCGGCCGTTGCCGCCGGCAGTGCGCCTGGCGGCCAGCCGTCCGCGCCGCGAGCCGTGCCGGGACCGCGCGCGGCTGCGGCCGCGGCCTCAACTGCTGCGGCGAAGCCGGTATCGGCTGCACCTGCCGAGGCAGTGCGTCCGCAGGCTGCCGTGCCGACTGCGCCCGTTGCGCGTCCGGCGCCGGTGCAATCCGGCGAAGAGGCCGGCCGGCCGGCCGTGAAGGCGGCTGCCGTCCAGGCGTCCGCACCGGCTCCGGCCGATGTGCAAGTGATCGAGGCGCCGGAGCCGGAAAAGGATATGGCGTCGCAGGCGGCGACGGCGGACGATACGCCGCCGCCCGCCCGCAAGGAACCCGAGCAGCCTGCCGCTGCCGTAGCCGCTGCTGCCACGCCTGTTGCGCTGCGAAACGACGAACCGGCTGCGCCGGCCGATCCGGTGCCGCGCGCTGCGTCGCCCGAGCCCGTCGCGCGTTCGGCGGCGCGTTCAGGCGGTGCGGCCGCCGCGCTCGACGTGCTGCGCAATGCCGGGATGCGCGTGTCGTCCGACCGCGCTCGGGCAGGTGCTGCGCCGAAACCGGCGGCCCAGCCGGCCGCCGAGAAACCGGCCGCAGCGCGTCCTGCCGTGTCGGTGCCGACTCCACGTGCTGCCGCCCGTGCGCCGCATGCGGCTGATTCGCGTCAGGCTTCGCCGCCGTGGGAGGACATCCCGCCGGACGACTACGTCCCGCTCAGCGCCGACGAAATGTTCGGCGGTCCGCCCGATGACGGTTTCGTACCCGTGTTCGACAGCGGCCCCGACGACGTGCGCGTGATGCCGAAGGCGGCGGAAACCCGTCCGTCAGCACCGGTCGACACGCGGCCGTTGCCGCCCGCGATCGCGCTCGATCCGATCGGCTTCGACGGCGAATGGCCGGCGCTCGCCGCACAGTTGCCGCTCAAGGGCGTCGCTTACCAGCTCGCGTTCAACAGCGAACTGACGGCTGTGGATGCAACGACGTTGAAACTTTCCGTGCCGGTGCCGCAATATGCGGACGCCGCGCAGGTTGCAAAGCTGAAGGCTGCGCTGGCCGATGCGCTCGGCAAGCCGGTCGAGGTGGCGGTCGAGGTCGGGCCCGCACGCCGGACGGCGGCCGCGCTCGACGCAGCCGCGCGCGCGGCACGCCAGCGCGAGGCGGAGCAGGAGATTCACGGCGATCCGTTCGTCCAGCAGCTCGTACGCGACTTCGGTGCGCGTATCGTCGAAGGCTCGGTGCGTCCGCTCGCCGATTCGGCGCCGGACGGCCAGCCGCCGACGCTGCATTGAACTGAGCGCACAGCGACAGGCACAATCACGCCCGCACACATTGGCCGGCACGCGCCGCGTGCCGGTTTTCACACGATCAAGAAGGAGTATTCCCATGTTGAAAGGCAACCTCGCCGGACTGATGAAGCAAGCGCAGCAAATGCAGGAAAACATGAAGAAGATGCAGGAGCAGCTTGCGCTGATCGAAGTCGAAGGGCAGTCGGGGGCGGGTCTCGTCAAGGTGACGATGACGTGCCGCAACGAAGTGCGTCGCGTGGCGATCGACCCGAGCCTGCTCGCGGACGACAAGGACATGCTCGAGGATCTCGTCGCGGCAGCGGTCAACGATGCCGTGCGCAAGGCCGAAGCGACGTCGCAGGAAAAGATGAGCGGCATGACGTCGGGCCTGCCGCTGCCCCCGGGCTTCAAGCTGCCGTTCTGAACGCGGCGTCCTTGCCACTTTTTGCCGCCGTATGAAACAGCCGTCCGCCCTGTCCGCTCTCGTCGAAGCATTGCGCGTGCTGCCCGGCGTCGGGCCGAAATCCGCGCAGCGCATGGCGGTCCACCTGATGCAGCACGATCGGGAGGGCGCGGAGCGGCTCGGCCGGTCGCTGCTGTTCGCGACCGAGCACCTGCAGCACTGCGAGAAGTGCAATACGTTCACCGAAGCGCAGATCTGCGAGGTCTGCAGCGACGAGGAGCGTGATCCGACGCTGCTGTGCGTCGTCGAGACGCCTGCCGACCAGATCATGCTCGAGCAGACGATGACGTACCGCGGGCTGTATTTCGTGCTGATGGGGCGACTGAGCCCGCTCGACGGGATCGGTCCGAAGGAAATCCATTTCGACCGCCTCGTGCGGCGCGCGTCCGACGGCATCGTCAAGGAAGTCGTGCTCGCGACCAACTTCACGAACGAAGGCGAAGCCACCGCGCACTACCTCGGCCAGACGCTGAAGGCGCGCGGGCTCGCGGTCACGCGCCTCGCGCGCGGCGTGCCGGTGGGCGGCGAGCTCGAATACGTCGACGCGGGCACCATCGCCCGCGCGATGCTCGACCGCCGCACGATGTAAGCCGGGCGCCGCCTGCGGGCGGCGCCGTTCCTCATGCCAGGGAGACACATGAGCACCAGCCAGGGCCCGCTCGCGGGCGTCAAAGTGCTCGAATTCGGAACGCTGATCGCGGGGCCGTTCGCGTCGCGGCTGTTCGCCGAATTCGGCGCGGAAGTGATCAAGATCGAGGATCCGAACGGCGGCGACCCGCTGCGCAAGTGGCGCAAGCTCCATCCGGAGCAGGGCGGCACGTCGCTATGGTGGTCCGTCCAGGCGCGCAACAAGAAATCGGTCACGCTCAACCTGAAATCCGATGCCGGCAAGGCGATCGCGCGGCAACTCGCGAGCGAAGCCGACATCGTGATCGAGAACTTCCGTCCGGGCCTGCTCGAAAAGCTCGGGCTCGGCTACGACGTGCTGTCGGCCGACAACCCGGGCCTCGTGATGGTGCGCCTGTCCGGCTACGGGCAGACCGGCCCGTACCGCGACCGCCCCGGCTTCGGCGCGATCGCCGAATCGATGGGCGGCCTGCGCCACATCACCGGTTATCCCGATCTGCCGCCGCCGCGCATCGGCATCTCGATCGGCGATTCGATCGCCGCGCTGCACGGCGTGATCGGCGCGCTGATGGCGCTTCATCACCGCAAGGTCAATGGCGGTGCGGGGCAGGTGGTCGACGTTGCACTGTACGAAGCCGTCTTCAACATGATGGAAAGCGTCGTGCCCGAATACGGCGTGTACGGGATGGTGCGCGAGCGCACCGGCGCGTCGCTGCCGGGCATCGTGCCGTCGAATACGTACGCATGCCGCGACGGCAGCATCGTGATCGGCGGCAACAGCGACCCGATCTTCAAGCGGTTGATGAGGGCGATCGAGCGCGACGACCTCGCCGACGATCCCGCACTCGCGCAGAACGACGGGCGCGTGCCGCGCACGCAGGAGATCGACGACGCGATTGCCGCGTGGCTCGCGCCGCGCACGATCGACGATGCGCTCGTCGTGCTCAACGCGGCCGACGTGCCGGCCGGGCGTATCTACAGCGCCGCCGACATGTTCACCGACCCGCAGTTCGTCGCACGGCAGATGATCCAGCGTTTCAAGCTGGCCGACGGCACCGACATTCCACTGCCGAACATCACGCCGAAGCTGTCGGACACGCCGGGCGAAACGCGCTGGCTCGGGCCCGAGCTCGGCGAGCATACGGACGAGGTGCTGCGCGGCCTCGGCTACGACGCGCAGGCGATTGCCGCACTGCGCGAGGCAGGCGCGATCTGAGCGCGGAACGCCGCCGCGCAATGCGGCGGCGCATCGTGCGCGCATGCGCGCACCTGCCCCTCCGCGGCCGCCGGACTGTCGCTCTCGCGCCATCTTTCCTCGGTTACAATCGCCGGATGCGAATCCTACTCAGCAACGACGACGGCTATCTTGCCCCCGGTCTCGCCGCGCTCAGCGAAGCGCTGCAGCCGCTGGCCGAACTCACGGTGATCGCGCCCGAGCAGAACTGCAGCGGCGCGTCGAATTCCCTGACGCTGTCGCGGCCGCTGTCGGTGCAGCGCGCGGCGGGTACGGGTTTCTTCTACGTGAACGGTACGCCGACAGATTCGGTGCACGTTGCGTTGACCGGGATGACCGACGCGAAGCCGGACCTCGTCGTGTCGGGGATCAACAACGGCCAGAACATGGGCGAAGACACGCTCTATTCGGGGACAGTTGCAGCCGCCACCGAAGGCATCATGTTCGGCGTTCCGGCCATTGCGTTCTCGCTGGCCGACAAGGGTTGGGCCCACCTGGCGGACGCCGCGCGCGTCGCCGCGGAAATCGTCGAGCACTACCTCGCGCATCCGCTGCCGGGCCACCCGCTGCTGAACGTCAATATCCCGAACCTGCCGTACGACGCGCTGAAGGGCTGGCAGGTCACGCGCCTCGGCAAGCGCCATCCGTCGCAGCCGGTGATCCGCCAGACCGACCCGCGCGGCGAGCCGGTCTACTGGATCGGCGCGGCAGGCGCAGCGCTGGACGCGAGCGAGGGCACCGATTTCCACGCCGTCGCAAACGGTTTCGTGTCGATCACGCCGCTGCAGCTCGATCTCACGCATACACAGATGTTGCTTGCGACGCGCGAATGGGCGCGCGCCGGAGGGCGGGTTTCATGAGCGGCGAGCGCGCGAAGCGGTTCCCGCTCGCGCTCGAAGATCTCAAGCGAGCGCCACGCAAGTCGGAAGGTCGGGCCGGCGAACGCCATGCGGCGGTCGCGGCGCCGAAGGCGGCCGACAAGCCCGCGGCCGTGCTGAAACCGGTTGCGGTGAAGCCGGCTGCGCTGCGGACGGCACTGCCCGGTTCCGCCGCCGCGAAGCCTGTGACCGCGCCGAAGCCGACCGCGCTGAAGCCTGCGCTGCCGAAGCCGGCTGCGCCGAGCGTCGCGCCGGCCGGCGCGTTCGCGCTCACGTCGGAACGCGTGCGCGAGCGGATGGTCGAACGGCTGCGTGCGAACGGCGTGACCGATGCGCGCGTGCTGGAAGCGATGGCCGCGGTGCCGCGCCACATGTTCGTGGATCCGGGGCTCGCGACGCAGGCCTACGAGGATTCCGCGTTGCCGATCGGTCACCAGCAGACAATTTCCAAGCCGTCGGTCGTCGCGCGCATGATCGAGCTCGCGATGGCCGGCCGCACACTCGAGCGCGTCCTCGAGATCGGCACGGGCTGCGGCTATCAGGCCGCCGTGCTGAGCCACGTGGCACGCGACGTGTATTCGATTGAACGCATCAAGCCGCTCTACGAGCGCGCAAAGCTGAACCTGCGGCCGCTGCGCGTGCCGAACATCCGTCTGCACTACGGCGACGGGCGTGTCGGCCTGCCGTCCGCGGCCCCGTTCGACGCGATCGTGATCGCGGCGGCGGGGCTCGACGTGCCGCAGGCGCTGCTCGAGCAGCTCGCGATCGGCGGGCGGCTCGTCGCGCCGGTCGGCGCGCAGAGCGGGCAGCACCAGGTGCTCACGCTCGTCGAGCGCGTCGCGCACGCGCAATGGCGAGAGTCCCGGCTTGATCGCGTTTTCTTTGTCCCTTTAAAATCCGGAGTGATTTGAAACCGATGAGTATGTTGCGCGCGATGCAAAACAACCGATCCAGGGAACCGCTCACGCTCGCCCAGCGCGCGATCTGTGTGGCTGCGTTCTCCACGTTACTGGCCGCGTGTGCGACGCGGCTCGACAACGCGCCCGTCGTCGACCGCTCCGGGTCGCTCGGCACGAGCGCCTCCGCGCAGCCCGCGGTACCGCTCGGCCCGCCGCCGCCTGGTTTCTACCGCGTGAAGCCGGGCGACACGCTGTACCGGATTGCGCTCGAGAACGGGCAGAATTATCGCGACATCGCCACCTGGAACAACCTGGCGAACCCGAACCAGATCGAAGTCGACCAGTTGCTGCGCGTCGCGCCGCCGGGCGGCGCCGCGGTTGCGGGTATGCCGGCCACTGCGCCGATCGCGGGCGCAGCCGTCGCGACCGCGCCGCTGAGCAGCGGCCCTGCGACGCCGGCTGCCGGCACGTCGTCCACGCTCGCGACGCCGCCGGCTGCGGCGACCGGGTCGAGCGACACGGCGGCGGCCCCGAGCGGCCCCGTGACGTTCGCGTGGCCCGCGCGCGGCCCCGTGCTGAACGGGTTCGACGATGCGAAGAACAAGGGTGTCAACATCGGCGGCTCGGCCGGCGAGGCCGTGAAGGCGGCAGCCGATGGCCGCGTTGTCTACTCGGGCAACGGCCTGCGTGGCTACGGCAACCTCATTATCATCAAACACGATGCAACTTACCTCACGGCGTATGCACACAATCGCGCTTTGATGGTAAAAGAGGGGGACGCGGTAACGAAGGGGCAGAAGATCGCCGAGATGGGTAACAGCGATTCCGACCGCGTGATGCTGCATTTCGAGGTACGCCGGCAGGGTAAGCCTGTCGATCCGCTGAAGTATTTGCCGCCTCAATAACCGAGACGACCATGCCGAAATCGAAGCGCCACGAGCCGCAAGCCGAGTCTGAGAAGATCAGTCGTGCCACGCAAGCATCGGTGGGGC
This genomic interval carries:
- a CDS encoding protein-L-isoaspartate(D-aspartate) O-methyltransferase, whose protein sequence is MSGERAKRFPLALEDLKRAPRKSEGRAGERHAAVAAPKAADKPAAVLKPVAVKPAALRTALPGSAAAKPVTAPKPTALKPALPKPAAPSVAPAGAFALTSERVRERMVERLRANGVTDARVLEAMAAVPRHMFVDPGLATQAYEDSALPIGHQQTISKPSVVARMIELAMAGRTLERVLEIGTGCGYQAAVLSHVARDVYSIERIKPLYERAKLNLRPLRVPNIRLHYGDGRVGLPSAAPFDAIVIAAAGLDVPQALLEQLAIGGRLVAPVGAQSGQHQVLTLVERVAHAQWRESRLDRVFFVPLKSGVI
- the rho gene encoding transcription termination factor Rho gives rise to the protein MHLSELKSLHVSELIEMANGLEIENANRLRKQELMFAILKKRAKTGETIFGDGTLEVLPDGFGFLRSPEMSYLASTDDIYISPSQIRRFNLHTGDTIEGEVRTPKDGERYFALVKVDKVNGQPPEASKHKIMFENLTPLHPNKPLSLEREMRGEENVTGRIIDMIAPIGKGQRGLLVASPKSGKTVMLQHIAHAIKQNHPDVILFVLLIDERPEEVTEMQRSVAGEVIASTFDEPATRHVQVAEMVIEKAKRLVEMKHDVVILLDSITRLARAYNTVIPASGKVLTGGVDANALQRPKRFFGAARNIEEGGSLTIIGTALIETGSRMDDVIYEEFKGTGNMEVHLERRLAEKRVYPSINLNKSGTRREEMLIKPEILQKIWVLRKFIHDMDEVEAMEFLLDKIRQTKSNSEFFDLMRRGG
- the surE gene encoding 5'/3'-nucleotidase SurE translates to MRILLSNDDGYLAPGLAALSEALQPLAELTVIAPEQNCSGASNSLTLSRPLSVQRAAGTGFFYVNGTPTDSVHVALTGMTDAKPDLVVSGINNGQNMGEDTLYSGTVAAATEGIMFGVPAIAFSLADKGWAHLADAARVAAEIVEHYLAHPLPGHPLLNVNIPNLPYDALKGWQVTRLGKRHPSQPVIRQTDPRGEPVYWIGAAGAALDASEGTDFHAVANGFVSITPLQLDLTHTQMLLATREWARAGGRVS
- a CDS encoding YbaB/EbfC family nucleoid-associated protein; protein product: MLKGNLAGLMKQAQQMQENMKKMQEQLALIEVEGQSGAGLVKVTMTCRNEVRRVAIDPSLLADDKDMLEDLVAAAVNDAVRKAEATSQEKMSGMTSGLPLPPGFKLPF
- the recR gene encoding recombination mediator RecR; the encoded protein is MKQPSALSALVEALRVLPGVGPKSAQRMAVHLMQHDREGAERLGRSLLFATEHLQHCEKCNTFTEAQICEVCSDEERDPTLLCVVETPADQIMLEQTMTYRGLYFVLMGRLSPLDGIGPKEIHFDRLVRRASDGIVKEVVLATNFTNEGEATAHYLGQTLKARGLAVTRLARGVPVGGELEYVDAGTIARAMLDRRTM
- the trxA gene encoding thioredoxin TrxA; the protein is MSEQIKHISDASFEQDVVKSDKPVLVDFWAEWCGPCKMIASILDEVAKDYGDKLQIAKINVDDNQATPAKFGVRGIPTLILFKNGAAAAQKVGALSKSQLTAFLDSHL
- a CDS encoding MerR family transcriptional regulator, with the protein product MPNDAPKPLLTVSDAASRLGVTPRTLKYYEERGLVTPSRSEGRYRLYDEADLERFARILRLRALGFSLHGITEMLKRPLEETGDGRRRYSDASLRDIRTGLAEQIGTLDRRIAAVQRELKEAVALRKELQHDIEYVERRLAGENPDALIAQRQAEAGTRRTRKDRE
- a CDS encoding CaiB/BaiF CoA transferase family protein codes for the protein MSTSQGPLAGVKVLEFGTLIAGPFASRLFAEFGAEVIKIEDPNGGDPLRKWRKLHPEQGGTSLWWSVQARNKKSVTLNLKSDAGKAIARQLASEADIVIENFRPGLLEKLGLGYDVLSADNPGLVMVRLSGYGQTGPYRDRPGFGAIAESMGGLRHITGYPDLPPPRIGISIGDSIAALHGVIGALMALHHRKVNGGAGQVVDVALYEAVFNMMESVVPEYGVYGMVRERTGASLPGIVPSNTYACRDGSIVIGGNSDPIFKRLMRAIERDDLADDPALAQNDGRVPRTQEIDDAIAAWLAPRTIDDALVVLNAADVPAGRIYSAADMFTDPQFVARQMIQRFKLADGTDIPLPNITPKLSDTPGETRWLGPELGEHTDEVLRGLGYDAQAIAALREAGAI
- a CDS encoding DNA polymerase III subunit gamma/tau, which produces MTYQVLARKWRPKDFASLVGQEHVVRALTHALDGGRLHHAYLFTGTRGVGKTTLSRIFAKALNCETGVTSQPCGVCRACREIDEGRFVDYVEMDAASNRGVDEMAALLERAVYAPVDARFKVYMIDEVHMLTNHAFNAMLKTLEEPPPHVKFILATTDPQKIPVTVLSRCLQFNLKQMPAGHIVSHLERILGEEQITFEPQALRLLARAAQGSMRDALSLTDQAIAYSANEVTESAVSGMLGALDQTYMVRLLDALAAGNGPEILAIADEMSLRSLSFSTALQDLASLLHRIAWAQFAPGSVLDEWPEASDLRRFAETLSAEQVQLFYQIATVGRAELGLAPDEYAGFTMTLLRMLAFEPAVAAGSAPGGQPSAPRAVPGPRAAAAAASTAAAKPVSAAPAEAVRPQAAVPTAPVARPAPVQSGEEAGRPAVKAAAVQASAPAPADVQVIEAPEPEKDMASQAATADDTPPPARKEPEQPAAAVAAAATPVALRNDEPAAPADPVPRAASPEPVARSAARSGGAAAALDVLRNAGMRVSSDRARAGAAPKPAAQPAAEKPAAARPAVSVPTPRAAARAPHAADSRQASPPWEDIPPDDYVPLSADEMFGGPPDDGFVPVFDSGPDDVRVMPKAAETRPSAPVDTRPLPPAIALDPIGFDGEWPALAAQLPLKGVAYQLAFNSELTAVDATTLKLSVPVPQYADAAQVAKLKAALADALGKPVEVAVEVGPARRTAAALDAAARAARQREAEQEIHGDPFVQQLVRDFGARIVEGSVRPLADSAPDGQPPTLH
- a CDS encoding peptidoglycan DD-metalloendopeptidase family protein, which produces MSMLRAMQNNRSREPLTLAQRAICVAAFSTLLAACATRLDNAPVVDRSGSLGTSASAQPAVPLGPPPPGFYRVKPGDTLYRIALENGQNYRDIATWNNLANPNQIEVDQLLRVAPPGGAAVAGMPATAPIAGAAVATAPLSSGPATPAAGTSSTLATPPAAATGSSDTAAAPSGPVTFAWPARGPVLNGFDDAKNKGVNIGGSAGEAVKAAADGRVVYSGNGLRGYGNLIIIKHDATYLTAYAHNRALMVKEGDAVTKGQKIAEMGNSDSDRVMLHFEVRRQGKPVDPLKYLPPQ